A DNA window from Phaeobacter sp. A36a-5a contains the following coding sequences:
- the pdxA gene encoding 4-hydroxythreonine-4-phosphate dehydrogenase PdxA: MSRPARPLPIALSCGEPAGIGPELAVKAWQDLRDSCPFLWLGDPRHLPTGTDWQEIDNAAEAVDVSASAMPVLRVNFAAPTVPGQLNPDNAAGVIRAIEAGVALVQSGEASALCTAPIHKKALIDGAAFAYPGHTEFLAHLGGTPNVVMMLASPELRVVPATIHIPLSQVPQQLTADGLRRTIEITAQGLRDQFGLAHPRIAVAGLNPHAGEDGAMGHEELDWMRGLIADMQGGAYTLSGPHPADTMFHAAARARYDAAICMYHDQALIPIKTLDFDRGVNVTLGLPFIRTSPDHGTACDIAGQGIANPSSLIEALRLAQSMAQRRTPNAASST; encoded by the coding sequence ATGAGCCGCCCTGCCCGCCCCTTGCCCATCGCGCTCAGCTGTGGGGAACCGGCGGGTATCGGCCCGGAACTGGCGGTCAAAGCCTGGCAGGACTTGCGCGACAGTTGCCCGTTCCTGTGGTTGGGCGATCCGCGACACCTGCCCACGGGAACAGACTGGCAAGAGATCGACAATGCCGCTGAGGCCGTCGATGTCAGTGCCAGCGCTATGCCTGTGCTGCGGGTCAACTTTGCCGCCCCAACCGTGCCCGGACAGCTCAACCCCGACAATGCCGCCGGTGTCATCCGCGCCATTGAGGCCGGTGTCGCGCTGGTGCAATCCGGCGAGGCCAGCGCGCTCTGCACCGCACCGATCCACAAGAAGGCGCTGATTGACGGCGCCGCATTTGCCTACCCCGGCCATACCGAGTTTCTCGCCCATCTGGGCGGCACGCCAAATGTCGTCATGATGTTGGCAAGCCCGGAGCTGCGGGTGGTGCCCGCCACCATCCATATCCCCCTATCACAGGTCCCGCAGCAGCTGACGGCCGACGGCCTGCGCCGCACGATTGAAATCACCGCGCAGGGGCTGCGGGACCAGTTTGGCCTGGCCCACCCCCGGATTGCAGTTGCGGGGCTGAACCCCCACGCCGGTGAAGATGGCGCCATGGGCCACGAAGAGCTGGATTGGATGCGCGGGCTGATTGCCGATATGCAGGGCGGCGCCTATACGCTCTCTGGGCCGCACCCTGCCGACACGATGTTCCATGCCGCTGCACGCGCGCGTTATGACGCGGCGATCTGCATGTATCACGATCAGGCGCTGATCCCGATCAAGACGCTCGATTTCGATCGCGGCGTCAATGTCACGCTGGGGCTGCCGTTCATCCGCACCTCGCCGGATCACGGCACTGCCTGCGATATCGCCGGTCAGGGGATCGCCAACCCCTCCAGCCTGATCGAGGCGCTGCGGCTGGCGCAATCCATGGCGCAGCGCCGGACCCCGAACGCGGCCAGCAGCACTTGA
- a CDS encoding MarC family protein, giving the protein MIDTAFLITSFVTLFVIVDPIGLTPIFLALTQGMTPAQRRAIALRSTITAAVLLAVFAAFGEAVLGFAGISMAAFRIAGGVLLFLTALDMLFERRNKRREDRSEEDDFDDPSVFPLAIPLIAGPGSIATVILLTGQQPGFAGFAMVMAVVFAVLSILLLMCLFSGLFERLLGKTGITVVTRLLGMLLAALSVQFVLDGLQAFGFAGG; this is encoded by the coding sequence ATGATCGATACCGCCTTTCTGATCACCTCCTTTGTGACGCTGTTCGTGATTGTCGATCCGATTGGATTGACGCCGATCTTTCTGGCGCTGACCCAGGGCATGACGCCAGCGCAGCGGCGGGCGATTGCCCTGCGCTCCACCATCACCGCTGCGGTGCTGCTGGCGGTGTTTGCGGCCTTTGGCGAGGCGGTGCTGGGGTTTGCCGGGATTTCCATGGCCGCCTTTCGCATCGCCGGCGGCGTTCTGCTGTTCCTGACCGCGCTCGACATGTTGTTTGAACGTCGCAACAAGCGGCGCGAGGACCGCAGCGAGGAAGATGACTTTGACGATCCCTCGGTCTTTCCACTGGCGATCCCGCTGATTGCCGGGCCGGGCTCAATTGCCACGGTGATCCTGCTGACCGGTCAGCAGCCGGGGTTTGCCGGATTTGCCATGGTGATGGCGGTGGTCTTTGCAGTGCTGAGCATCCTGTTGCTGATGTGCCTGTTCTCCGGCCTGTTTGAACGGCTGCTGGGCAAGACCGGCATTACTGTTGTGACACGGCTGCTGGGGATGCTGCTGGCCGCGCTCTCGGTGCAATTCGTGCTGGACGGGTTGCAGGCCTTTGGATTTGCCGGGGGCTGA
- a CDS encoding DNA polymerase III subunit chi, producing the protein MGAAYFYHLTRRSLEETLPVLLDKALGAGWRIVVRGVDRQRITQLDERLWLGPEEQFLPHGILGGPHDALQPVLLSHETTPVPGTSCLMAVDGAEVTAEEVAALERVCILFDGTNPDAVARARVQWKSLTDAGCSAQYWSEESGRWEKKAEKTA; encoded by the coding sequence ATGGGGGCGGCCTATTTCTACCATCTGACCCGGCGTTCGCTTGAAGAGACGCTGCCGGTCCTCCTCGACAAGGCGCTTGGCGCCGGGTGGCGCATTGTCGTGCGCGGGGTGGACCGGCAGCGGATCACGCAGCTGGACGAACGGCTGTGGCTTGGACCGGAGGAGCAGTTTCTTCCGCATGGTATTCTCGGCGGCCCCCATGATGCGCTTCAGCCCGTTCTGCTCAGCCATGAGACGACGCCGGTGCCCGGTACCAGCTGCCTGATGGCGGTGGATGGCGCCGAGGTCACGGCGGAGGAGGTTGCCGCGCTGGAGCGGGTCTGCATTCTGTTTGACGGCACCAACCCGGACGCGGTGGCCCGAGCAAGGGTGCAGTGGAAATCCCTCACCGATGCGGGATGCTCAGCGCAATATTGGTCCGAAGAGAGCGGGCGCTGGGAGAAAAAGGCCGAGAAAACCGCCTAG
- a CDS encoding retropepsin-like aspartic protease family protein, with the protein MDGIETPRLIYLVLLLVAVGSWVFVQNRQGLGKTVQQLAIWAFIFLGVIAGYGLWEDIRSTVQPQQVVMRDEGRVDVPRARDGHYYLTVDVNEVPVRFLVDTGASAVVLNAKDARRVGIDPESLAYLGRARTANGEVRTALATVKSMSLGGITDRDITLSVNEGQMDQSLLGMDYLQRWSSIEIRNGSLILTR; encoded by the coding sequence TTGGACGGCATCGAAACTCCACGATTGATCTATCTGGTGTTGCTGCTGGTCGCGGTTGGCTCCTGGGTGTTTGTGCAGAACCGGCAGGGGCTGGGCAAAACCGTGCAGCAGCTGGCGATCTGGGCGTTCATCTTTCTTGGCGTGATAGCCGGTTACGGCCTGTGGGAGGACATCCGCAGCACGGTGCAGCCGCAGCAGGTGGTGATGCGCGACGAGGGGCGCGTGGATGTGCCGCGTGCGCGCGACGGGCATTATTATCTGACCGTCGATGTCAACGAGGTGCCGGTGCGCTTCCTGGTCGATACCGGCGCCAGCGCCGTGGTGCTGAATGCAAAGGATGCGCGGCGGGTTGGCATTGATCCCGAAAGCCTTGCCTATCTGGGACGGGCGCGCACCGCCAATGGCGAGGTGCGCACTGCGCTGGCCACGGTCAAGAGCATGTCGCTGGGCGGCATCACCGACCGCGACATCACGCTTTCGGTGAACGAGGGGCAGATGGATCAGTCGCTCCTGGGGATGGATTACCTGCAACGCTGGTCCAGCATCGAGATCCGCAACGGATCGCTGATCCTGACGCGCTGA
- a CDS encoding LPS-assembly protein LptD, with the protein MRRALLLSTVLPWLAVGQLALSDVAHAQSARPGAAAQSADTPAILVADQLFITPDRTLVAEGNVEAFQGDVRLRARKITFDQTQGALQIEGPIRIDEGGDITILADAAELDRDLRNGLLVGARMVFQQQLQLASLQMTRVGGRYTQLYKTAVTSCHVCTDGRPPLWQIRAERITHDQQERQLYLENAQLRILDTPVFYFPGIRLPDPTLERANGFLIPSIRTTSNLGTGVKLPYFLTIGPHRDLTLSPYLSSRTRTLDMRYRQAFRRGEIEINGAYTRDELYRGEDRGYVFAEGTFDLPNAFKLRFDLKTVSDDAYLVDYGLRDLDRLRSEVVVTKVERDSLFRASAISYKTLRDSENQDLIPSSVGNLYYERRFFPTPIGGELRLSLETHGHNRTSDIRGNLTDPGGRDIGRATFDVDWNRSWRFANGLVADWSLGAAADAFAVYDDDVFANNTSRFSPRSALTFRLPMTRREQSGATQFLEPILQIGWTDTGDTAVPNDESNFVEFDRGNLLDLSRFPATDAREDGVTVAFGLNWARFSPSGWQASATIGQVFRDSDDGRFTKSSGLGGTSSDLLMAAQLKLNDDLAITTRGLLNGSLNFSKAEVRGDWMTDRSRLTGTYMWLGTDPAEGRAEEVSELWFDGAYEVSPGWTASANLRYDISDARATRAGLGLVYSNECVTVDLSVNRRYTSTTSVEPTTDFGFTIALNGFSVDSGSKKYRRSCKNT; encoded by the coding sequence ATGCGCCGCGCCCTGCTACTCTCGACGGTTCTGCCCTGGCTGGCGGTTGGCCAGCTGGCGCTGAGCGATGTCGCCCATGCCCAGAGCGCCCGCCCCGGCGCCGCTGCGCAATCGGCTGATACGCCCGCAATTCTGGTGGCAGACCAGCTGTTCATCACCCCGGATCGTACCCTGGTGGCCGAAGGCAATGTCGAAGCGTTCCAGGGCGATGTCAGGCTCCGGGCGCGGAAGATCACTTTTGATCAGACCCAAGGCGCCCTGCAGATCGAAGGCCCCATTCGCATCGACGAAGGCGGCGACATCACCATTCTGGCTGATGCTGCCGAGCTGGACCGGGATCTGCGCAATGGCCTGCTGGTCGGCGCGCGCATGGTGTTTCAGCAGCAGCTGCAACTGGCCTCCCTGCAGATGACCCGCGTTGGCGGCCGCTACACGCAGCTTTACAAAACCGCCGTCACCTCCTGCCATGTCTGCACCGACGGGCGGCCGCCGCTCTGGCAGATCCGGGCCGAGCGGATCACCCACGATCAGCAGGAGCGCCAGCTCTATCTGGAGAACGCCCAGCTGAGGATCTTGGACACGCCGGTGTTCTATTTCCCCGGCATCCGCCTGCCCGACCCGACGCTGGAGCGGGCCAATGGATTTCTGATTCCGTCGATCCGCACCACCTCGAACCTCGGCACCGGGGTGAAACTGCCGTATTTCCTGACCATCGGCCCACATCGTGACCTGACGCTGTCGCCCTATCTGTCGTCGCGTACCCGGACGCTGGACATGCGCTATCGTCAGGCCTTCCGCCGTGGCGAGATCGAAATCAACGGCGCCTATACCCGGGATGAGCTCTACCGGGGCGAGGATCGCGGCTATGTCTTTGCCGAGGGGACCTTTGACCTGCCCAATGCGTTCAAGCTGCGGTTCGATCTCAAGACGGTGTCGGATGATGCCTATCTGGTCGACTACGGCCTGCGTGATCTGGACCGCCTCCGCTCCGAGGTTGTGGTGACAAAGGTCGAGCGCGACAGCCTGTTCCGCGCCAGCGCGATTTCCTACAAGACACTGCGCGATAGCGAAAATCAGGATCTGATCCCGTCCTCCGTCGGCAACCTCTACTATGAACGACGGTTTTTCCCGACGCCGATCGGCGGCGAGCTGCGCCTGTCACTGGAAACCCACGGTCATAACCGAACCTCCGACATCCGGGGCAACCTGACCGATCCGGGCGGCCGCGATATTGGCCGGGCGACATTTGATGTGGACTGGAACCGCAGCTGGCGCTTTGCCAACGGGCTGGTGGCGGACTGGTCGCTGGGCGCTGCGGCGGATGCCTTTGCGGTCTATGACGACGATGTCTTTGCCAATAACACCTCGCGCTTCAGCCCACGCAGCGCGCTCACCTTCCGCCTGCCGATGACCCGGCGGGAGCAGTCCGGCGCCACGCAGTTTCTGGAACCGATCCTGCAGATCGGCTGGACCGATACCGGCGATACCGCTGTCCCCAACGACGAAAGCAATTTCGTGGAGTTCGACCGGGGCAACCTGCTGGATCTGTCGCGGTTTCCGGCCACCGATGCGCGCGAGGACGGGGTGACGGTGGCTTTCGGGCTGAACTGGGCGCGGTTCTCGCCCAGTGGCTGGCAGGCCTCTGCCACCATCGGGCAGGTGTTCCGCGACAGCGACGATGGTCGGTTCACCAAGAGCTCCGGCCTTGGCGGCACCTCCTCCGACCTCCTGATGGCCGCGCAGCTGAAGCTGAACGATGATCTGGCGATCACCACGCGGGGCCTGTTGAACGGCTCACTCAACTTCTCCAAGGCGGAGGTGCGCGGCGACTGGATGACCGACCGCAGCCGCCTGACCGGCACCTATATGTGGCTGGGCACCGATCCCGCCGAAGGCCGCGCCGAGGAGGTCTCCGAACTCTGGTTCGACGGTGCCTATGAGGTCAGCCCCGGCTGGACCGCCAGCGCCAATCTGCGCTACGACATCTCTGACGCCCGGGCCACCCGCGCAGGCCTCGGGCTGGTCTATTCCAACGAATGCGTGACGGTCGATCTTTCGGTCAACCGGCGCTATACATCGACAACAAGTGTTGAGCCGACAACGGATTTCGGCTTTACCATCGCGTTAAACGGGTTTTCCGTGGACAGCGGCAGCAAGAAGTACAGGCGATCATGCAAAAACACCTGA
- a CDS encoding peptidylprolyl isomerase produces the protein MQKHLSFRPQDAAPFVQRLTQTATAVALAAAVIFAPAPAALAQGLFAPAVTVNDAVVTNYELQQRARFLTLLRDPGDPLEKAREDLIEDRLKLDVLAQAGIEPTEEEIVAGMTELAGRANLSLQEFLNVLGQNGVAPETLRDFTRVGIAWREYIAARYLAQARPSEEEIDRAMGLAGSGGVEVLLSELIMPINAQNAAQVEDIAQQVSRITTTGAFSQAAQQYSATATRQSGGRLPWMPLTNLPPQLQQVVLALRPGEVTAPLPLDGAVALFQLRDLRETSGAAPSYAAIEYAAYYLPGGRTPEALAAGTKVVNAVDSCDDLYGVAKGQDPSVLDRETLAPGEIPQDIAIELAKLDPNETSLALTRNNGQTLMLLMLCGRTAEVNAEASRESVGNALTQQRLGAFADSLLEQLKADARISGE, from the coding sequence ATGCAAAAACACCTGAGTTTCCGGCCCCAGGATGCGGCCCCCTTCGTTCAGCGACTGACCCAGACCGCAACAGCCGTGGCGCTGGCAGCGGCGGTGATCTTCGCCCCCGCCCCCGCCGCCCTGGCACAGGGGCTGTTTGCCCCGGCGGTGACGGTGAATGACGCAGTGGTCACAAATTACGAGCTGCAACAGCGCGCCCGGTTCCTGACCCTGCTGCGCGATCCGGGCGATCCGCTGGAAAAAGCCCGCGAAGACCTCATCGAGGACCGGTTGAAACTCGACGTTCTGGCCCAGGCCGGGATCGAGCCGACCGAAGAAGAAATTGTCGCAGGTATGACCGAACTGGCCGGCCGCGCCAATCTCAGCCTGCAGGAATTCCTGAATGTGCTGGGTCAGAATGGCGTGGCGCCTGAAACCCTGCGCGATTTCACCCGCGTCGGCATTGCCTGGCGCGAATATATCGCTGCGCGCTACCTTGCACAGGCCCGCCCCAGCGAGGAAGAGATCGACCGCGCCATGGGGCTTGCCGGTTCCGGTGGTGTCGAGGTGCTCCTGTCCGAGCTGATCATGCCGATCAACGCGCAGAATGCCGCCCAGGTCGAGGATATCGCCCAACAGGTCAGCCGGATCACCACCACCGGCGCGTTTTCGCAGGCCGCGCAGCAATATTCGGCCACGGCCACCCGGCAAAGCGGCGGACGGCTGCCCTGGATGCCGCTGACCAACCTGCCCCCCCAGCTGCAACAGGTCGTCCTGGCGCTGCGCCCCGGTGAAGTCACTGCGCCGCTGCCGCTGGATGGCGCGGTTGCCCTGTTCCAGCTGCGTGATCTGCGCGAAACCAGCGGCGCCGCACCCAGCTATGCCGCCATCGAATACGCGGCCTACTATCTGCCCGGAGGCCGCACCCCCGAGGCGCTGGCCGCTGGCACCAAGGTGGTCAATGCGGTTGACAGCTGCGATGATCTCTACGGTGTGGCCAAGGGTCAGGATCCCTCTGTACTGGACCGCGAAACCCTGGCGCCGGGTGAGATCCCGCAGGATATCGCCATTGAACTTGCCAAGCTCGATCCCAATGAGACCTCGCTGGCGCTGACCCGCAACAATGGCCAGACCCTGATGCTGCTGATGCTCTGTGGCCGCACCGCTGAAGTGAACGCCGAAGCCAGCCGCGAAAGCGTCGGCAATGCGCTGACCCAGCAACGGCTCGGCGCCTTTGCCGACAGCCTTCTGGAACAGCTGAAAGCCGACGCGCGGATCAGCGGGGAATGA
- the lptF gene encoding LPS export ABC transporter permease LptF, whose amino-acid sequence MSRYDRYVLSQYLLFFGFFALILVAVFWINRAVVLFDRLIGDGQSALVFLEFTALALPNLVRMVLPVAAFAASVWVTNRLNSESELTVLRATGTSPWQMAKPALAFGLITALMMSILTHVLLPASIATLEQRESEVARNVTAKLLSEGDFLHPARGVTFYIGRIDPDGTLNDVFLSDRRSPAESVTYTGGKAYLVRDDDRTHLVMVDGMSQRIDAETQRLSSTIFSDFSYDISSLANKAEEKTRNIRAIPSLELLRQMPKLIADGPYSAGALAEELHLRFARALVCVAVVLIGFASLMLGGFSRFGVWRQALLAFVLLIFVEGLRGVVSEPVLRNADFWPLIYLPTLIGLLVGLAFLQLAAKPLGPLLARRRHSRQTRRERAT is encoded by the coding sequence GTGTCACGATACGACAGATATGTGCTGTCCCAATACCTGCTGTTTTTTGGGTTCTTTGCCTTGATTCTGGTGGCCGTATTCTGGATCAACCGCGCGGTGGTGCTGTTTGACCGGCTGATCGGCGACGGGCAGTCGGCCTTGGTTTTCCTGGAATTCACCGCCCTTGCCCTGCCGAATCTGGTGCGTATGGTGCTGCCGGTTGCGGCCTTTGCCGCATCGGTCTGGGTGACCAACCGGCTCAACAGCGAAAGCGAACTGACGGTTCTGCGGGCCACCGGCACCAGCCCCTGGCAGATGGCGAAACCGGCGCTGGCCTTTGGCCTGATCACCGCGCTGATGATGTCGATCCTGACCCATGTTCTGCTGCCTGCCTCCATCGCGACGCTGGAGCAGCGCGAATCCGAGGTCGCCCGCAATGTGACGGCCAAGCTGTTGAGCGAGGGTGATTTCCTGCATCCGGCGCGCGGCGTCACCTTTTACATTGGTCGGATTGACCCCGATGGGACGCTCAATGACGTGTTCCTGTCCGATCGCCGCAGCCCGGCAGAAAGCGTCACCTATACCGGCGGCAAGGCCTATCTGGTGCGCGACGACGACAGGACCCATCTGGTGATGGTTGATGGCATGTCACAGCGTATCGACGCTGAGACCCAGCGCCTGTCTTCCACCATTTTTTCCGATTTTTCCTATGATATCAGTAGCCTTGCCAACAAAGCTGAAGAAAAGACCCGCAATATCCGCGCCATCCCCAGCCTTGAGTTGCTGCGCCAGATGCCGAAGCTGATCGCCGATGGCCCCTATAGTGCCGGCGCGCTGGCCGAAGAGCTGCACCTGCGGTTTGCCCGTGCCCTGGTCTGTGTCGCTGTGGTGCTGATCGGCTTTGCCTCCCTGATGCTGGGCGGTTTCTCGCGATTTGGAGTCTGGCGGCAGGCGCTTCTTGCCTTTGTGCTACTGATCTTTGTCGAGGGGCTGCGCGGCGTGGTCTCCGAGCCGGTGCTGCGCAACGCCGATTTCTGGCCGCTGATCTACCTGCCGACGCTGATCGGGCTGCTGGTCGGGCTGGCGTTTCTGCAATTGGCGGCCAAGCCGCTGGGACCGCTGCTGGCGCGGCGGCGCCATAGCCGCCAAACCCGCAGGGAGCGCGCCACATGA
- the lptG gene encoding LPS export ABC transporter permease LptG — translation MTLDLYYARRFLQWFAVICGVLLTLVMLIDLNEQIRRFEAQDLSLGQLFGLTLLNTPAALSEFLPLIMILTTIVLFIGLARSSELVVTRAIGRSGIRALAAPVLLAALIGVLAVSTLNPIVAATSNRYRDLAETYRNGGPAALSLTGEGLWLRQGGALGQSVIHATGYSGDTGDITLHDVTILSYGPEGRPIRQTLAEQATLDGGDWVLTKAKVWPLIVGVNPETNAERHPTLRLSTTLTSERIRDTLGTATGISVYDLPATIRELSEAGFSTKRYEVWLQVELARPLFLIAMALVGAAFTMRHTRFGGTGLAVLTAVLLGFGLYFLRNFAQILGENGQIPVALAGWAPPVAAILLTMGLLLHAEDG, via the coding sequence ATGACCCTGGATCTGTATTACGCGCGCCGCTTTTTGCAATGGTTTGCAGTGATTTGCGGCGTCCTGTTAACGCTTGTGATGTTGATCGACCTGAATGAGCAGATCCGCCGGTTTGAGGCGCAGGACCTGTCGCTGGGCCAGCTGTTTGGCCTGACGCTGCTCAATACCCCTGCGGCGCTGAGTGAATTTCTGCCGTTGATCATGATCCTCACCACCATCGTGCTGTTCATCGGGCTGGCGCGCAGCAGCGAGCTGGTGGTGACCCGCGCCATTGGCCGTTCGGGCATCCGCGCGCTGGCGGCTCCGGTGCTGCTGGCGGCGCTGATCGGGGTACTGGCTGTCAGCACGTTGAACCCGATCGTGGCGGCGACCTCCAACCGCTACCGCGATCTGGCGGAGACCTACCGCAACGGCGGCCCGGCGGCGCTGTCGCTTACCGGTGAGGGCCTGTGGCTGCGGCAGGGCGGCGCGCTGGGGCAATCGGTCATCCACGCCACCGGCTACAGCGGCGATACCGGCGATATCACGCTCCATGATGTGACGATCCTTTCTTACGGCCCCGAAGGCCGCCCGATCCGCCAGACGCTTGCGGAACAGGCGACGCTGGATGGCGGCGACTGGGTGCTGACCAAGGCCAAGGTCTGGCCGCTCATCGTGGGTGTGAACCCCGAGACCAACGCCGAGCGGCACCCGACACTGCGCCTCTCGACCACGCTGACATCGGAGCGGATTCGCGACACGCTGGGCACTGCGACCGGGATCTCCGTCTACGATCTGCCCGCCACGATCCGCGAGCTGTCCGAGGCCGGGTTCTCCACCAAGCGCTATGAGGTCTGGTTGCAGGTGGAACTGGCGCGACCGCTGTTCCTGATCGCCATGGCGCTGGTTGGCGCCGCCTTTACCATGCGCCATACGCGGTTTGGCGGCACCGGTCTGGCGGTTCTGACAGCGGTGCTGCTGGGGTTCGGGCTTTATTTCCTGCGCAATTTCGCCCAGATCCTGGGGGAAAACGGCCAGATCCCCGTGGCGCTGGCCGGCTGGGCACCGCCGGTGGCGGCGATCCTGCTGACGATGGGGTTACTCTTACATGCCGAGGACGGATAA
- a CDS encoding leucyl aminopeptidase has protein sequence MRPLTPTRFVEFDPKTLSEIEGRVVVQITPEGTLGQAARTANRLTKGALARLVEAKGFEKTKAGDVVSLAWPAGMKAEALDILVTPRKISAIEARKAGAKLAARSDGKSVTVMAGSMPRAADLALGMALRDYRFDDHKTGDKAPSDAEVVIAHKSPADVEAAYGPLAAVAEGVHMTRDLVNEPANVLTTTEFANRLAEMESLGLKVEVLDEDQLEELGMRTLLCVGQGSDSPSKVVVMQWNGGETDAAPLALVGKGVVFDTGGISLKPGAGMEDMTMDMGGAGVVAGTMRALALRKAKANVVGLVGLVENMPSGNATRPGDVIRSMKGDTVEVINTDAEGRLVLCDVMWYAQERFKPVGMIDLATLTGAIIIGLGHENAGVFSNDDTFCNRFLKAAEAEGEGAWRMPLGKAYDDMLKSRIADMKNIGGRPAGSITAAQFLQRFVKEDTPWVHLDIAGVASVKTDTDYAPKGATGWGVMALNRLVQNMFETD, from the coding sequence ATGCGTCCGCTGACCCCTACACGTTTTGTCGAATTTGATCCCAAGACCCTCTCCGAGATTGAGGGCCGTGTGGTGGTTCAGATCACCCCGGAGGGGACATTGGGGCAGGCAGCGCGCACGGCAAACCGGTTGACCAAAGGGGCGCTGGCACGTCTGGTTGAAGCAAAGGGTTTTGAGAAGACCAAGGCGGGCGATGTGGTTTCGCTGGCCTGGCCCGCTGGCATGAAAGCCGAGGCGCTGGATATTCTGGTCACCCCGCGCAAGATCAGCGCGATCGAGGCGCGCAAGGCCGGCGCCAAGCTGGCCGCGCGCAGCGATGGAAAATCGGTGACGGTGATGGCAGGCTCCATGCCACGCGCTGCGGATCTGGCGCTGGGGATGGCTCTGCGCGACTATCGCTTTGACGATCACAAGACCGGCGACAAGGCCCCCTCCGACGCTGAGGTGGTGATCGCCCATAAATCCCCCGCCGATGTCGAGGCCGCCTATGGCCCGCTGGCAGCCGTGGCCGAAGGTGTCCACATGACCCGCGATCTGGTCAATGAGCCGGCCAATGTGCTGACCACTACCGAATTTGCCAATCGGCTGGCGGAGATGGAAAGCCTCGGACTGAAGGTTGAGGTGCTCGACGAGGACCAGCTGGAAGAGCTGGGCATGCGGACGCTGCTCTGCGTGGGGCAGGGGTCCGACAGCCCGTCGAAAGTGGTGGTGATGCAGTGGAACGGCGGCGAAACCGATGCCGCACCGCTGGCGCTGGTGGGCAAGGGCGTGGTGTTTGACACTGGCGGCATCTCGCTGAAACCGGGCGCGGGCATGGAAGACATGACCATGGATATGGGCGGTGCCGGCGTTGTTGCGGGCACCATGCGGGCGCTGGCCCTGCGCAAGGCGAAAGCCAATGTGGTCGGTCTTGTCGGGCTGGTCGAGAACATGCCGTCTGGCAATGCGACCCGCCCGGGCGATGTCATCAGATCCATGAAGGGTGACACCGTCGAGGTGATCAATACCGACGCCGAGGGGCGCTTGGTTCTCTGCGACGTGATGTGGTACGCGCAGGAGCGCTTCAAACCGGTGGGCATGATCGACCTCGCCACCCTGACTGGCGCCATTATTATCGGCCTTGGCCATGAAAACGCGGGGGTCTTCTCCAATGACGACACCTTCTGCAACCGCTTCCTGAAAGCCGCCGAAGCCGAGGGCGAGGGCGCCTGGCGGATGCCTCTGGGCAAGGCCTATGACGACATGCTGAAATCGCGCATTGCCGACATGAAGAACATCGGTGGCCGCCCGGCCGGGTCGATCACCGCCGCGCAGTTCCTGCAACGTTTCGTCAAGGAAGACACCCCCTGGGTCCATCTGGATATCGCAGGCGTCGCCTCGGTCAAGACAGACACCGACTACGCCCCCAAAGGCGCGACCGGCTGGGGCGTCATGGCGTTGAACCGGCTGGTGCAGAATATGTTCGAGACGGACTGA